Sequence from the Pontibacter pudoricolor genome:
CTACGGTTTTAAATTTTAAGGCAAAGTTCAGATGAAGAAGTTAATTTGTAATAAACTACTGTTATGCCTGCTGGTTTTGCTTAGCAGCTGCGAAACTGTTGTGGAGTTGGAGCTACCGGCCCAGGAGCCGGCACTAGTAGCTAACGCTGTCATTAATCCTGATAGTCTTTTTATAGTAGATGTAAGTAGTAGCCAGAGCGCTTTAGCAGTCGGGTCGCACCTTCCTGTAACCAATGCAATTGTACAAGTCTACCAGGCCAGCCAACACTTATACACGTTAGAGCACAAAGGAAGTGGTATCTATAGTATCAGTCAATTGCCACAGGCGCTACAGCACTACCAACTAAAAGTAGAGGCACCAGGCTTTCCGACTGCGACGGCAGCAACATACATTCCCGCCACACCAGCTATCAGCAAGCTTAAGGCCACACCTGTGGCTGGCACCGAATGGGACGGTCCTTCCGTCAGTGCTTCTTTCATGCTGTCTGATACACCCGATCAGGAGAACTATTAC
This genomic interval carries:
- a CDS encoding DUF4249 domain-containing protein, encoding MKKLICNKLLLCLLVLLSSCETVVELELPAQEPALVANAVINPDSLFIVDVSSSQSALAVGSHLPVTNAIVQVYQASQHLYTLEHKGSGIYSISQLPQALQHYQLKVEAPGFPTATAATYIPATPAISKLKATPVAGTEWDGPSVSASFMLSDTPDQENYYYIQAYTPDTNYSDGQHYNRSVRVKMTVPFEDEFTMEDRYFFSDKLFEGKAVTLRLNLENSPENTTFVRIAHITRDYYEYVRTLDRQSYRDNFATLPEPVTNNIQGGMGLFGGYNAVTLAVKP